A stretch of Candidatus Eremiobacteraceae bacterium DNA encodes these proteins:
- a CDS encoding phospholipid carrier-dependent glycosyltransferase has protein sequence MSQRKAAAAKQAKPPASGQDGRPKVVSTGGNGDSGAAGTPLSRHEIVNIAALCVAAFVLRLLPIGLIGHATDIATFENWLLVLAKYGPSGFYTHVQFIDYPPGYMLFLWGAAGLHWLLDWMGLAKHGLDTLLISVKMPAILADIGLVYLTYLIMRRNWDLRTALVGAAIIAALNPDIAFLSAYWGQADSVAALFLVWAIYLALTGRFEFAWAALAFAILIKPHPIAVVPLFVLWQIRRQGLTWRLAAIPVVTGLVAYLGTAPFTSDRSPLALFQWLYGTYARGRDGYPYNSVNAFNLYSMKNDFWQSDMQPVQLNLFGLHANLGPLWMWGVGIFTGFLIAFALRQWRTTGPDVSRADAENSFISACFLTMLGYFMLLTRMHERYLFTAIVLIVLVRPLGAVQRVVTVALACTFLVDLFYGLYYLKTPSADLSPVLVHSLSIVNVLCFFAVASIYLIEEFDVKVKEWFRGGIAGERAPPRRSPQLLEGLVGFTRTDWLIVAGLTAAAALLLLYRIGLPNERIFDEIYYARSAQEYLHHQVVFESTHPPLTKLIMAATAWFFQIALPAFGAWLVRSGVGFGKFFVDDQIGDPVSSRIACALAGIATVPVLYAFAKRMFASTAAAVAAVLLLMASGFWFVQARTALPDIFIGLFSLCSLYCAYRFFTAGQIVRRRDGSYPDRASDLALVGVFIAIVAFVWFEVKHYDISISPAGPPWYAYLIFVALLAAFCALWARRLLHERQQGQVVVYPDGTVAQSNTLTFPSGEQRPLKNATWDDGVQKVVWASDGATATEGDTTVRWQADGSIRGVHGGVEFFDQQRWGPWLVLTGLSLGAVCASKWYGLFDIATIMLAAVLISGQAFLPAYWRWRDAGVKLELPRRLLWGNPLSWRFPLFLAGVVLIGILMYAACYIPYFTLGQTFQDILSSQYGMYRYHHDLIATHVYASPWWYWPLDIRPVSYYYHTFTKPSDPVQIVAEVLSLPNPFVWVAGLITIPLAGWLAWRERHKGMLIVVAACFLHWLPWVGSPRIDFQYNIYNNTALLCLCTVYVIVRLWRWAHRTAGEEPNRPFAVRLAAAAYLALCLVGFVYFYPILGAVPITYQNWYSHMWLPSGCATGQKENCIGWI, from the coding sequence GTGTCACAGCGTAAGGCCGCAGCCGCGAAGCAGGCCAAGCCGCCCGCGTCGGGTCAAGACGGGCGTCCAAAGGTCGTGAGCACCGGGGGAAACGGCGACTCGGGAGCCGCCGGCACCCCGCTGAGCCGCCACGAGATCGTGAACATCGCCGCCCTCTGCGTGGCGGCGTTCGTTTTGCGGCTTCTCCCGATCGGGCTCATCGGCCATGCGACCGACATCGCGACGTTCGAGAACTGGCTGCTCGTGCTTGCGAAATACGGCCCGAGCGGGTTCTACACGCACGTCCAGTTCATCGACTATCCGCCGGGCTACATGCTGTTCTTGTGGGGCGCGGCGGGCCTGCACTGGCTGCTCGATTGGATGGGCCTCGCCAAGCACGGCCTCGACACGCTGCTGATCTCGGTCAAGATGCCGGCGATCCTCGCCGACATCGGGTTGGTCTATCTGACCTATCTCATCATGCGGCGCAACTGGGATCTGCGGACCGCGCTGGTCGGCGCCGCCATCATCGCAGCGCTGAATCCGGACATCGCGTTTCTTTCAGCGTACTGGGGCCAGGCCGACTCGGTGGCCGCGCTCTTCCTCGTGTGGGCGATCTATCTCGCGCTCACCGGCCGGTTCGAGTTCGCGTGGGCCGCGCTGGCCTTCGCGATCCTCATCAAACCGCATCCGATCGCGGTGGTGCCGCTGTTCGTGCTGTGGCAGATACGCCGGCAAGGGCTCACCTGGCGCCTCGCCGCCATCCCGGTCGTGACCGGACTGGTCGCCTACCTCGGCACCGCGCCGTTCACGAGCGACCGCTCTCCGCTCGCGCTCTTCCAATGGCTGTACGGCACGTACGCGCGCGGCCGCGACGGCTACCCGTACAACTCGGTCAACGCGTTCAATCTGTACTCGATGAAGAACGATTTCTGGCAGTCCGACATGCAGCCGGTCCAGTTGAACCTCTTCGGCCTGCATGCCAACCTCGGACCGCTGTGGATGTGGGGCGTCGGCATCTTCACGGGATTCCTCATCGCCTTCGCGTTGCGCCAATGGCGCACGACCGGTCCCGACGTCTCGCGCGCCGATGCCGAGAACAGCTTCATCTCTGCGTGCTTCCTCACGATGCTCGGCTACTTCATGCTGCTCACCCGCATGCACGAGCGCTACCTCTTCACCGCCATCGTGCTCATCGTGCTCGTGCGGCCGCTCGGCGCGGTGCAGCGCGTCGTCACCGTCGCGCTCGCGTGCACGTTCTTGGTCGACCTTTTCTATGGACTGTACTATCTGAAGACGCCGAGCGCGGATCTGAGCCCGGTGCTCGTGCACTCCCTCTCGATCGTCAACGTGCTGTGCTTCTTCGCGGTCGCCAGCATTTATCTGATCGAGGAGTTCGACGTCAAAGTCAAAGAGTGGTTCCGCGGCGGGATCGCCGGAGAGCGGGCGCCGCCGCGCCGCAGCCCGCAGCTGCTCGAAGGCCTCGTCGGGTTCACACGCACCGATTGGCTGATCGTCGCCGGGTTGACGGCGGCCGCGGCATTGCTCTTGCTCTATCGCATAGGGCTGCCGAACGAGCGCATCTTCGACGAGATCTACTACGCGCGCTCGGCGCAGGAATATCTGCACCACCAAGTGGTCTTCGAATCGACTCACCCGCCCCTGACCAAGCTGATCATGGCGGCCACGGCATGGTTCTTCCAGATCGCGCTGCCGGCGTTCGGCGCGTGGTTGGTGCGCAGCGGGGTGGGCTTCGGCAAGTTCTTCGTCGACGATCAGATCGGCGATCCGGTCAGCTCGCGCATCGCCTGCGCGCTGGCCGGCATCGCAACCGTGCCCGTGCTCTACGCGTTCGCGAAGCGCATGTTCGCCTCGACCGCCGCGGCGGTGGCTGCGGTGCTGCTGCTCATGGCCAGCGGATTCTGGTTCGTGCAGGCGCGCACCGCGCTGCCGGACATCTTCATCGGATTGTTCTCGCTGTGCTCGCTGTATTGCGCCTATCGGTTCTTCACCGCGGGCCAGATCGTGCGCCGTCGCGACGGCAGCTATCCGGACCGAGCATCCGACCTCGCGCTCGTCGGCGTCTTCATCGCGATCGTCGCGTTCGTCTGGTTTGAGGTCAAACATTACGACATCAGCATATCGCCGGCCGGGCCGCCTTGGTATGCATACCTTATCTTCGTCGCGCTGCTGGCTGCGTTCTGCGCGTTATGGGCGCGCAGGCTGTTGCACGAACGGCAACAGGGGCAGGTCGTCGTGTATCCCGACGGCACTGTGGCCCAAAGCAACACGCTGACGTTTCCGTCGGGCGAACAGCGGCCGCTCAAGAACGCCACATGGGATGACGGCGTGCAAAAAGTCGTGTGGGCGTCGGATGGTGCTACGGCGACTGAGGGGGATACGACGGTGCGCTGGCAGGCGGATGGATCGATCCGCGGCGTGCACGGCGGCGTCGAGTTCTTCGATCAGCAGCGCTGGGGGCCGTGGCTCGTGCTCACCGGTCTCTCGCTCGGTGCGGTATGCGCGAGCAAGTGGTATGGGCTGTTCGACATCGCGACGATCATGCTCGCCGCGGTGCTCATCTCCGGCCAGGCCTTCCTGCCCGCGTATTGGCGCTGGCGCGACGCCGGCGTGAAGCTGGAGTTGCCGCGGCGATTGCTCTGGGGCAACCCCTTGAGCTGGCGCTTCCCGCTGTTCCTCGCCGGCGTGGTGCTCATCGGCATCTTGATGTACGCTGCGTGTTACATCCCGTACTTCACGCTGGGTCAGACGTTCCAGGATATCCTCAGCTCGCAGTACGGCATGTACCGCTACCACCACGATCTGATCGCCACCCACGTCTACGCCTCGCCGTGGTGGTATTGGCCGCTCGATATCCGCCCGGTGTCGTACTACTATCACACCTTCACCAAGCCGAGCGATCCCGTGCAGATCGTGGCCGAGGTGCTGTCGCTCCCCAATCCCTTCGTGTGGGTGGCTGGGCTCATCACGATTCCGCTGGCCGGCTGGCTGGCGTGGCGCGAACGCCACAAGGGCATGTTGATCGTCGTCGCGGCCTGCTTCTTGCACTGGTTGCCGTGGGTCGGCTCGCCGCGCATCGACTTCCAATACAACATCTACAACAACACGGCGCTGCTGTGTCTGTGCACGGTGTACGTCATCGTCCGGCTGTGGCGCTGGGCGCATCGTACCGCCGGCGAAGAGCCCAACCGGCCCTTCGCCGTGCGCTTGGCCGCAGCCGCGTATCTGGCGCTCTGCTTGGTCGGCTTCGTGTACTTCTACCCGATCTTGGGCGCCGTGCCGATCACCTATCAGAACTGGTACAGCCACATGTGGCTCCCCTCAGGCTGTGCGACTGGGCAGAAAGAAAACTGCATCGGTTGGATCTGA
- a CDS encoding polyprenyl synthetase family protein has translation MVSGGLADERALEDFERHLERFLHAHANSGPLAQQIAHHFGAEVRRGKRLRPRLVLAAAASLGAQLEDALPACAAIELLHNYSLIHDDIEDGDRLRRGRETLWAKFGIAHGINAGDAVGALAYAALQETTRLDASVTQAMLGDLARAHVRMCEGQALDLAAEGAAQVTPTEYLEMIEGKTAALFACAASLGARCASLARAHEAEVERCAEFGRLFGLGFQIRDDVLGIWGPRESTGKSGSGDIARRKHTYPIVWAASHDAEGAGKIIARVYAKDGDAVAPADIEDIRGALERGGAREAAESAAADYFARATAHAGGSEPLRRFVDDWSAPAA, from the coding sequence GTGGTTTCCGGCGGCTTAGCCGACGAGCGCGCGCTCGAGGATTTCGAGCGCCATCTCGAGCGTTTTTTGCACGCCCACGCGAACAGCGGTCCGCTCGCGCAGCAGATCGCGCATCACTTCGGCGCGGAGGTCCGCCGCGGGAAGCGCCTGCGGCCGCGTTTGGTGCTCGCCGCCGCCGCATCCCTCGGGGCGCAGCTCGAGGACGCATTGCCGGCCTGCGCGGCGATCGAACTGCTCCATAACTATTCGCTGATCCACGACGACATCGAAGACGGCGACCGGCTGCGGCGCGGGCGCGAGACGCTGTGGGCCAAGTTCGGCATCGCCCACGGCATCAACGCCGGCGATGCGGTCGGCGCCCTCGCGTACGCAGCCCTCCAGGAGACGACTCGCCTCGATGCAAGCGTCACGCAGGCCATGCTCGGGGACCTGGCGCGCGCGCACGTGCGCATGTGCGAAGGCCAAGCGCTCGATCTGGCGGCGGAGGGCGCCGCACAGGTGACCCCGACCGAATATCTGGAGATGATCGAGGGCAAAACCGCCGCGTTGTTCGCGTGCGCCGCTTCGCTGGGCGCGCGCTGCGCGTCGCTCGCGCGCGCGCACGAAGCGGAGGTCGAGCGCTGCGCCGAGTTCGGGCGGCTCTTCGGCCTGGGCTTCCAGATCCGCGATGACGTACTGGGGATTTGGGGGCCGCGCGAATCGACGGGCAAAAGCGGTAGCGGCGACATCGCGCGTCGCAAACACACCTACCCGATCGTGTGGGCCGCTTCCCACGACGCTGAGGGCGCGGGCAAGATCATCGCGCGCGTCTACGCGAAAGATGGCGATGCCGTCGCGCCGGCCGATATAGAAGATATACGCGGCGCCCTCGAGCGCGGTGGCGCTCGCGAGGCCGCCGAAAGCGCCGCAGCCGATTACTTCGCGCGCGCCACGGCGCACGCCGGCGGCAGTGAGCCGCTGCGGCGCTTCGTCGACGACTGGAGCGCGCCGGCCGCCTGA
- the ispH gene encoding 4-hydroxy-3-methylbut-2-enyl diphosphate reductase has product MEILKARTQGFCFGVELTYKKALAETAQRGDVHTMGNIVHNPLIVKELEQRGLKNAESVDDIGSGTLFVRAHGLPPQTLEHAEAKGLRVVDATCPMVTRTQKLAKKLQEEGRSVIILGDPNHPEVRGIAGHVPGAVVLNEWPQDESQIRKMRRIAIVSQSTLNEDKFKELVAKIAAINYETRIYNTICPDTQGRQLSARELARDVDVMIVVGGSKSANTRHLAEISEAEGAKAHLVENAGDVQREWFNGAERVGIATGASTPGFLADEVEQKLREWFPAA; this is encoded by the coding sequence ATGGAGATACTCAAGGCGCGCACCCAGGGGTTCTGCTTCGGAGTGGAGCTCACGTACAAGAAGGCGCTCGCCGAAACGGCGCAGCGCGGCGACGTGCATACCATGGGCAACATCGTCCACAATCCGCTCATCGTCAAAGAGCTCGAGCAACGCGGTCTCAAAAACGCCGAATCGGTCGACGACATCGGATCGGGAACGTTGTTCGTGCGCGCGCACGGGTTGCCGCCGCAGACCCTCGAGCACGCGGAAGCCAAAGGCTTGCGTGTCGTGGACGCCACCTGTCCGATGGTGACGCGCACCCAGAAGCTGGCCAAGAAGCTGCAAGAAGAAGGCCGCAGCGTCATCATCTTGGGCGATCCGAATCACCCCGAAGTGCGCGGCATCGCCGGCCACGTGCCCGGCGCGGTCGTGCTCAACGAGTGGCCGCAGGACGAATCGCAGATCCGCAAGATGCGCCGCATCGCGATCGTCTCGCAGAGCACGCTCAACGAGGACAAGTTCAAAGAGCTGGTCGCCAAGATCGCGGCCATCAATTACGAGACGCGCATCTACAACACGATCTGCCCGGACACGCAAGGCCGGCAGCTCTCCGCGCGCGAGCTGGCGCGCGACGTCGACGTGATGATCGTCGTCGGCGGTTCGAAGTCGGCCAACACGCGCCATCTGGCGGAGATCTCCGAGGCCGAAGGCGCCAAAGCGCATCTGGTGGAGAACGCCGGCGACGTGCAGCGCGAATGGTTCAACGGCGCCGAGCGCGTCGGCATCGCGACGGGCGCATCCACGCCCGGATTCTTGGCGGACGAAGTCGAGCAAAAGCTGCGCGAGTGGTTTCCGGCGGCTTAG
- a CDS encoding lysophospholipid acyltransferase family protein: protein MVKTALRPSTRFAFDVKVSGEENVPMDGPLVVAANHRSFLDPPLLGTWFPRTIHFMAKEELFKIPLLGYLIDKVHAFPVSRDSADIGSFRRALRILKEGGVVGIFPEGTRNVTGDAKAKGGAVLLAATAHCPVVPVGLVRTTLATKRLRGSHVEVRIGKPIVLQGSARKATKAEIEAWTGQLSAAIDELSKP, encoded by the coding sequence ATGGTCAAAACGGCGCTGCGGCCATCGACGCGCTTTGCGTTCGACGTCAAAGTGAGCGGCGAGGAGAACGTGCCGATGGATGGCCCGTTGGTCGTCGCGGCCAACCACCGCTCATTTCTCGACCCGCCGCTGCTCGGCACGTGGTTCCCGCGCACCATCCATTTCATGGCCAAAGAAGAGCTCTTCAAGATCCCGCTGCTCGGGTACCTGATCGACAAGGTGCACGCGTTCCCGGTCTCGCGCGACAGCGCCGACATCGGGTCGTTCCGGCGCGCGTTGCGCATACTAAAGGAAGGCGGCGTCGTCGGCATCTTCCCGGAGGGCACGCGCAATGTCACTGGTGATGCCAAGGCCAAAGGAGGCGCCGTCTTGCTGGCCGCGACCGCGCACTGCCCAGTCGTGCCCGTCGGTCTGGTCCGGACCACGCTTGCGACGAAGCGCTTGCGCGGCAGTCATGTCGAAGTGCGCATAGGCAAGCCGATCGTGCTCCAGGGAAGCGCGCGAAAAGCCACGAAGGCGGAAATCGAAGCGTGGACCGGGCAATTGTCGGCCGCGATCGATGAGCTGAGCAAGCCGTAG
- the cmk gene encoding (d)CMP kinase, whose protein sequence is MEPLQIAIDGPVASGKSTVAARLAQRLQCAFLDTGALYRAVAWLALERGAVPDDEPGVLALLDRETPSIVAPGPAGRAVIVAGGRELGSELFTTEVSRAVSPLAAMAGVRERLVPAQRAFAYKRSVVMAGRDIGTVILPDATAKFFLTAGLEARVDRRLRELEARGVSVDRERLRAQIERRDARDSEREASPLAKAPDAIVIDTTAMTLDEVVDELERRVRGARAPGMRQ, encoded by the coding sequence ATGGAGCCGCTCCAGATCGCCATCGACGGGCCCGTCGCGTCCGGCAAGAGCACGGTCGCCGCTCGCCTCGCACAGCGGCTGCAGTGCGCGTTCTTGGACACGGGCGCGTTGTACCGGGCGGTCGCGTGGCTGGCGCTCGAACGCGGCGCCGTGCCTGACGACGAGCCGGGCGTTCTCGCGCTGCTCGATCGCGAGACGCCGTCGATCGTCGCACCAGGACCCGCCGGGCGCGCGGTGATCGTCGCCGGCGGCCGCGAACTCGGCTCGGAGCTGTTCACGACCGAGGTCTCGCGCGCGGTGTCGCCGCTGGCGGCGATGGCCGGCGTGCGCGAGCGGCTCGTGCCCGCGCAACGCGCGTTCGCGTACAAGCGCAGCGTGGTGATGGCGGGGCGCGACATCGGCACCGTGATCCTGCCCGACGCGACGGCCAAGTTCTTTCTCACGGCGGGGCTCGAGGCGCGCGTCGACCGCCGTCTGCGCGAGCTGGAGGCGCGCGGTGTAAGTGTGGACCGCGAGCGGCTGCGCGCGCAGATCGAGCGCCGCGACGCGCGCGACAGCGAACGCGAGGCGTCGCCGCTGGCGAAAGCGCCCGACGCGATCGTGATCGATACGACGGCGATGACGCTCGACGAGGTCGTCGATGAGCTCGAACGCCGCGTGCGCGGCGCGCGCGCGCCAGGCATGAGACAGTGA
- the hutH gene encoding histidine ammonia-lyase, with product MLTSPLVHIDGTNLTIPLVKSIAAGAVDVKLDDSVRPLVQAGRDLVERTVKAGQQIYGVTTGFGRLKSVMIDPKDAIELQRNLVLSHCTGVGEPLPEDATRASVLLRAHSLARGYSGVRVEIIDLLLEMLNRHVSPIIPCKGSVGASGDLAPLAHMALVLIGEGEALFEGERLKGAEALKAAGLKPITLSYKEGLALINGTQIMTGIGALAAHRAGLACKAADIAGSMSLEAFFGTAAAFDERLNALRPHPGQARVAANMRHMLRNSGILASHVDCDRVQDPYSFRCIPVVHGAVRDAMHAVENTLVIEMNSVTDNPIVIPEDGSFLTGGNFHGEPVALVMDYLSMALTELGSIAERRIYKLLEGLEGLPPFLSEGHGLHSGYMLAQYTAAALVSENKTLSYPASVDSIPTSAGQEDHVSMGTISARQCEQVVTNLENVIAIELLEAAQALDFRAPLRCGQGTAVAHALIRERVPHLREDRILSEDIAAARELLTSGDLVRAVEAEIGVL from the coding sequence GTGCTGACCTCTCCCCTCGTCCACATCGATGGGACCAACTTGACGATTCCGCTTGTCAAGAGCATCGCAGCAGGCGCCGTCGACGTCAAGCTCGACGACAGCGTGCGTCCGCTCGTGCAAGCAGGGCGCGACCTCGTCGAGCGCACGGTCAAAGCGGGCCAGCAGATCTACGGCGTCACGACGGGCTTCGGGCGGCTCAAGAGCGTCATGATCGACCCCAAAGACGCGATCGAACTGCAGCGCAATCTCGTGCTCAGCCATTGCACCGGCGTCGGCGAGCCGCTGCCCGAGGACGCGACCCGCGCATCGGTGCTGCTGCGCGCGCACTCGCTGGCGCGCGGCTACTCGGGCGTGCGCGTCGAGATCATCGACCTGCTGCTCGAGATGCTCAACCGCCACGTCTCGCCGATCATCCCGTGCAAAGGTTCGGTCGGCGCGTCGGGCGATCTCGCGCCGCTCGCGCACATGGCGCTGGTGCTCATCGGCGAAGGCGAAGCCCTGTTCGAGGGCGAGCGCCTGAAGGGCGCCGAGGCGCTCAAGGCCGCGGGCCTCAAGCCGATCACGCTGTCGTATAAGGAAGGGCTTGCGCTGATCAACGGCACGCAGATCATGACCGGCATCGGCGCGCTGGCCGCGCACCGCGCAGGCCTGGCGTGCAAGGCGGCGGACATCGCCGGCTCGATGAGCCTGGAGGCGTTTTTCGGAACCGCAGCGGCGTTCGACGAACGCCTCAACGCGTTGCGGCCCCATCCCGGCCAGGCGCGCGTGGCCGCCAACATGCGCCACATGCTGCGCAATTCAGGCATCCTCGCCTCGCACGTCGATTGCGATCGCGTGCAGGATCCGTATTCTTTCCGCTGCATCCCGGTCGTGCATGGAGCGGTGCGCGACGCGATGCACGCGGTCGAGAACACGCTGGTCATCGAGATGAACTCGGTCACGGACAATCCGATCGTCATCCCTGAAGATGGATCGTTCTTGACGGGCGGCAATTTCCACGGCGAGCCGGTGGCGCTGGTGATGGACTATCTTTCGATGGCGCTCACCGAACTGGGCTCGATCGCCGAGCGACGCATCTACAAACTGCTCGAAGGGCTCGAAGGCCTGCCGCCGTTCTTGTCCGAGGGCCACGGTTTACACAGCGGTTACATGCTGGCGCAATACACCGCAGCGGCGTTGGTGTCCGAGAACAAGACCCTGTCCTATCCGGCGTCGGTCGATTCGATCCCGACGTCCGCCGGCCAAGAAGACCACGTCAGCATGGGCACCATCTCAGCGCGCCAGTGCGAGCAGGTGGTCACGAATCTGGAGAACGTCATCGCCATCGAGCTGCTCGAGGCGGCGCAGGCGCTCGACTTCCGCGCGCCGCTGCGCTGCGGCCAAGGCACGGCCGTGGCCCACGCGCTGATCCGCGAGCGCGTTCCGCACCTGCGCGAGGACCGCATATTGAGCGAAGACATCGCCGCGGCACGCGAGCTCTTGACCAGCGGGGACCTCGTCCGCGCGGTCGAGGCCGAGATCGGCGTTCTGTGA
- the hutU gene encoding urocanate hydratase, whose protein sequence is MSASTARIVRAPVGPQLSCLGWGQEAAMRMLMNNLDPNVAERPEDLVVYGGSGRAARSWEAYDAIVRTLKRLRNDETLLVQSGKPVAVFTSHESAPRVLISNSMLVPAWANWETFRELEAQGLTMYGQMTAGSWIYIGTQGILQGTYETFGALAAKHFGGSLKGRIVLTAGLGGMGGAQPLAITMNGGVAIVVEIDPARIERRIGDRYCDVSAANDLDEALRLAQDAAMEERPLSIALLGNAAEVFPALLQMGAPIDVVTDQTAAHDVLTGYVPAGMTLEGADELRQQDPQQYERRARESIAAHVEAMLGFQKRGAVVFDYGNNIRKQAQLAGVKDAFAFPGFTPAFIRPLFCEGKGPFRWAALSGDPADIAALDDALLQTFPDDAHLARWIALARERVTFQGLPARICWLGYGQRRTFGLRINEMVRSGALKAPIVIGRDHLDAGSVASPYRETESMRDGSDAIADWPILNALINAVNGAHWVSVHHGGGVGIGYSIHAGMVIVADGSADSDARLSRVLNSDPGIGIVRHADAGYPEAIAAADRHGIDWRL, encoded by the coding sequence GTGAGCGCATCCACCGCCCGCATCGTGCGCGCGCCGGTCGGTCCTCAGCTCAGCTGTCTTGGCTGGGGCCAGGAAGCCGCGATGCGCATGCTCATGAACAATCTCGATCCGAACGTGGCCGAACGGCCGGAGGACCTGGTCGTCTACGGCGGCAGCGGCCGCGCCGCCCGCTCGTGGGAGGCGTACGACGCGATCGTTCGCACGCTCAAGAGGTTGCGTAACGACGAGACGCTGTTGGTGCAATCCGGCAAGCCGGTGGCGGTGTTCACTTCGCATGAGAGCGCGCCGCGCGTGCTGATCTCCAACTCGATGCTCGTCCCCGCGTGGGCCAACTGGGAGACGTTCCGCGAGCTCGAAGCGCAAGGCTTGACCATGTACGGCCAGATGACCGCCGGCTCGTGGATCTACATCGGCACGCAAGGCATCTTGCAGGGGACGTACGAGACGTTTGGCGCGCTCGCGGCCAAGCATTTCGGCGGATCGCTCAAAGGACGCATCGTGCTCACCGCGGGCCTGGGCGGCATGGGCGGCGCGCAGCCGCTGGCGATCACGATGAACGGCGGCGTCGCGATCGTGGTCGAGATCGATCCGGCGCGCATCGAGCGGCGTATCGGCGACCGCTACTGCGATGTGAGCGCCGCCAACGACCTCGACGAAGCGTTGCGGCTCGCGCAGGACGCCGCGATGGAAGAACGCCCGCTGTCGATCGCACTGCTCGGCAACGCGGCCGAGGTCTTTCCGGCGCTGCTGCAGATGGGCGCGCCGATCGACGTCGTGACCGACCAGACCGCCGCGCACGACGTGCTGACCGGATACGTGCCCGCCGGCATGACGCTCGAGGGAGCGGACGAATTGCGCCAGCAGGATCCGCAGCAGTACGAGCGGCGAGCGCGCGAGTCGATCGCCGCGCACGTCGAGGCGATGCTGGGCTTCCAGAAACGCGGCGCGGTCGTCTTCGATTACGGCAACAACATCCGCAAGCAAGCGCAACTCGCCGGCGTCAAAGACGCCTTTGCGTTCCCGGGCTTCACGCCGGCCTTCATCCGGCCGCTGTTCTGCGAAGGCAAGGGGCCCTTCCGCTGGGCCGCGTTGTCGGGCGACCCAGCCGACATCGCGGCGCTGGACGACGCGCTGCTGCAGACGTTTCCCGACGACGCGCACCTGGCGCGCTGGATCGCATTGGCGCGCGAGCGCGTGACGTTCCAAGGATTGCCCGCGCGCATCTGTTGGCTCGGCTACGGGCAGCGGCGCACTTTCGGCCTGCGCATCAACGAGATGGTGCGCTCGGGCGCGCTCAAAGCGCCTATCGTGATCGGACGCGATCATCTGGACGCGGGCTCGGTGGCCTCTCCGTACCGCGAGACCGAGAGCATGCGCGACGGATCCGATGCGATCGCGGATTGGCCGATCCTCAACGCGCTCATCAATGCCGTCAACGGCGCGCATTGGGTGAGCGTGCATCACGGCGGCGGCGTCGGCATCGGCTATTCGATCCACGCCGGCATGGTGATCGTCGCCGACGGCTCGGCGGATTCGGATGCGCGCCTCTCGCGCGTGTTGAACAGCGATCCCGGGATCGGCATCGTGCGCCACGCCGACGCCGGATATCCCGAGGCCATCGCGGCGGCCGACCGGCACGGCATCGATTGGAGACTGTAA
- a CDS encoding YcxB family protein, with protein sequence MVVNPDPSEAARVQTRLFLRSPLGVAFVALVVIVCLPIAAFGFWLIFVRQQYVVGTFFAVFACALLVMWPLRFPAAMAKRIEKTLAAEPGERALTFSTQGVDSKTPHTEAHVDWTAVKGARTVPEGLLLHIGRTRFFVSKRNFASPAEYDRAIQLIGSMIGARASFG encoded by the coding sequence GTGGTCGTCAATCCGGATCCGTCAGAGGCCGCACGCGTCCAGACCCGCCTGTTCCTGCGCAGCCCGTTGGGTGTCGCTTTCGTCGCGCTCGTGGTCATCGTCTGTCTCCCCATCGCAGCGTTCGGCTTCTGGTTGATCTTCGTCCGGCAGCAATACGTCGTCGGGACGTTCTTTGCGGTGTTCGCCTGCGCGCTGTTGGTGATGTGGCCGCTTCGCTTTCCCGCGGCGATGGCTAAGCGCATCGAGAAAACGCTGGCCGCGGAGCCGGGCGAACGGGCGCTCACGTTCTCGACCCAGGGCGTCGACTCCAAGACGCCGCACACCGAGGCGCACGTCGATTGGACGGCGGTGAAAGGCGCGCGCACGGTTCCGGAGGGGCTTCTCTTGCACATCGGCCGCACAAGATTTTTCGTCTCAAAGCGGAATTTCGCGAGCCCCGCAGAGTACGACCGAGCGATCCAGCTTATCGGCAGCATGATCGGCGCGCGCGCATCGTTCGGATAA